The Malus domestica chromosome 13, GDT2T_hap1 genome includes a window with the following:
- the LOC103453145 gene encoding non-specific lipid transfer protein GPI-anchored 25 — translation MAILLALTLAILGAEAAEPPPPLPSCADQLVRFSPCLPYVSSPPNNLSDSPPPKCCDAFSLSMESGGALCLCYLVQDPPMLGFPLNRSRVLSLSSTCPLRDISTNTSSAQSLESLCSGSPELPPLRSSTISEVSPPGSESVDNASSPLMSLAPESANTTSIPPGNRSPTPPSSVVYPARVSAAVKQIHKRNAWFLPALLSFLVSMFI, via the exons ATGGCCATCCTCCTAGCCTTGACGCTCGCCATTCTCGGGGCTGAAGCAGCAGAACCACCGCCGCCGCTACCTAGTTGCGCTGACCAGCTCGTGAGATTCTCTCCGTGCCTGCCGTACGTGTCCTCTCCGCCGAACAACCTCTCCGACTCGCCCCCACCCAAGTGCTGTGACGCGTTCTCGCTGTCGATGGAGTCCGGCGGCGCTCTTTGCCTCTGCTACCTGGTCCAGGATCCTCCCATGCTCGGGTTTCCGTTGAACCGGAGTCGCGTTCTGTCTCTGTCTTCCACTTGCCCTCTCAGAGATATTTCCACAAACACAAGCAGTGCACAATCTTTGGAATCGCTCTGCTCAg GATCGCCAGAACTCCCTCCTCTCCGCAGCTCAACAATTTCAGAAGTTTCTCCTCCTG gttcTGAGTCTGTTGACAATGCTTCATCTCCTCTCATGAGCTTAGCACCAGAATCAGCAAACACTACAAGCATTCCACCGGGAAACAGATCGCCGACTCCACCAAGCTCAGTGGTATATCCGGCAAGGGTTTCTGCAGCAGTGAAGCAAATTCACAAAAGGAACGCTTGGTTTCTACCTGCACTACTGAGTTTCCTTGTTTCCATGTTCATCTGA